One window of Diabrotica undecimpunctata isolate CICGRU chromosome 8, icDiaUnde3, whole genome shotgun sequence genomic DNA carries:
- the LOC140448528 gene encoding uncharacterized protein codes for MSKSKGSVSSVSKAGHLSTSGISRTSRIGVRVPGPPPKVGLEKPPKGLEWTLPPFSVCPKPRTGIDWDVLQKRMIRRQAPEGEDIKGIRLILKELQGKKIPVQDFVNLISAYTSDNGEQLRLNLSNEISLFQQLCRKVYQTMTQDISDVLINEQLLTVQFYQERHDIHIEKMMKAINEIYDMAPTFDFERYYNKKEEYLNSILPVPPPTAFDKDTEVMMKRQQLYHRLQWLRNEGERMSDENNCLEQRLKKLKEQQEYEQKQAAQAAETAENKAAILAKEESKMRDTLQKLNIDIEKTIIESEAHTVKAYNEANMQPLPEDHGKTKRYIKKKRQDWLSNVAQEIDTENVRQMIAIEKEDIPPEPCLRKVKMDSSLMETQLNVTPREKRSRISFNPDFNSTELPPPPQDVIQDTKIDQSHVTVQKQRKYFRDRPNLSSDDTWNRF; via the coding sequence ATGTCGAAGTCAAAGGGATCTGTCTCTTCAGTAAGTAAAGCAGGCCACTTGTCTACTAGTGGAATAAGTAGAACCAGTAGAATAGGTGTTAGGGTTCCAGGGCCACCACCTAAAGTAGGTTTGGAGAAACCACCAAAAGGCTTAGAATGGACATTGCCTCCTTTTAGTGTTTGTCCCAAACCGAGAACAGGAATTGATTGGGATGTATTACAAAAACGAATGATTAGACGTCAAGCTCCAGAAGGGGAGGATATAAAAGGAATACGATTAATTTTGAAGGAGCTCCAAGGCAAAAAGATTCCTGTGCAAGATTTTGTAAACCTAATATCAGCTTATACCTCTGACAATGGTGAGCAACTACGTTTAAATTTGTCCAACGAAATATCACTATTTCAACAACTTTGTAGAAAAGTTTACCAAACTATGACACAAGATATAAGTGACGTTCTGATTAACGAACAGCTACTGACTGTGCAGTTCTATCAAGAAAGACATGACATACATATCGAAAAAATGATGAAAGCTATAAACGAAATTTACGACATGGCACCAACATTCGACTTTGAGCGGTACTACAATAAAAAGGAAGAATATTTAAATTCCATACTGCCAGTTCCTCCTCCAACTGCCTTTGATAAAGATACCGAAGTAATGATGAAAAGACAACAATTATATCACAGGCTACAATGGTTAAGAAACGAAGGCGAACGAATGTCAGACGAAAACAATTGTCTTGAACAAAGACTTAAAAAGCTTAAAGAACAACAAGAATACGAACAAAAACAGGCCGCACAAGCAGCAGAAACTGCAGAAAATAAAGCAGCTATTTTGGCTAAAGAGGAGAGTAAAATGAGAGACACTTTGCAAAAACTGAATATCGATATAGAGAAGACGATTATTGAAAGTGAGGCGCATACAGTAAAAGCTTATAATGAGGCTAATATGCAACCCCTTCCAGAAGATCATGGAAAAACTAAGCGGTATATTAAGAAAAAGCGACAGGATTGGTTGAGCAACGTTGCTCAAGAAATTGATACCGAAAATGTCAGACAAATGATAGCTATCGAAAAAGAAGACATTCCTCCTGAACCGTGCTTGAGAAAAGTTAAAATGGATAGCAGTTTAATGGAAACCCAACTTAATGTTACGCCCAGAGAAAAAAGATCTAGGATAAGTTTCAACCCTgactttaattcaacagaattaCCGCCACCGCCACAAGATGTAATACAAGACACGAAGATTGACCAATCACATGTAACAGTTCAGAAGCAAAGGAAATATTTTAGAGATCGTCCAAATTTGTCTTCAGACGATACGTGGAACagattttaa